One segment of Rhodopirellula baltica SH 1 DNA contains the following:
- a CDS encoding DNA repair ATPase: MAEDASPEAASLPGAAGDGGSDAGSSKDAAAQMSGGTYEVLRNRLRTAAGDLRDRLAKLNEDRGEVFGNIETRLIATQRVTTEHNCVPRDIVSIGDEFLFGYNVQFGLKTEIELADVFSIYRMESTEFHERPLQRIMDDRFVSDFHELYRFYKDTTFLRFFVSGPILHMVFQVGKTARDIKSFKWRRSPDGLQYVDNRSDHEVRLPDQHEFRWQRTTRDMHHYGEHPHISIDDRVFVETVGGDLTIKVENNTSVGEGIYAEPVDNFDQKLDDAEIHYAIVGHLVLLKIKPYQENQFRYIIFNGKINQAIRLDEIQHACVMLPGDQGLIFPGGYYLQSGEFKRFDHGLVDMRYERTINSPNGEDSLYLFSNVEDGTYIQLRYNQIRQSVDTPLVCHGQTFFEAGEMVCFKGQDTPQKHHAIQLWQTPFTSEDYLPENQTDSLLFKIGNKDLVRGMAECSELLQLIEKDDSYNDLYIDLSKKSGDVLDSYFWIDNEETHHLAEPLRKIRETAGAAIEEYEKVVRVREATAKQTRQVQSDTNATLKEIERSRFTSIDQFVASLAQLRVQRGRAIALRELRFVDTTVVEELETITAEQSDRLSRRCVEFLLGEDALQPYRDRVAEAETRVPEIEGVAQAKELEAEIDQSAADLELLTETVSNLQIDDATQRTTIIDAIGDVFATVNRVRSALKNRKQELIGVEGRAEFASQLKLLEQTTTGYLDVCDTPARCDEYLTKVMVQLEELEGRFAEFDEFIETLANRREDVYAAFESRKVSLVEKRNRRAEALSSAAERILSGIQHRVSNMESIDQIAAYFAGDLMVGKIRSLIEELDELGDAVRVGDLQSRLKTLREDALRGLKDRQDLYEEGGDVIRLGERKFAVNTQPLDLTTVLRNNELCLHLTGTQYFDPIDDERLIAARDIWNQSLISENSDVYRAEFLAMDLFESGQAESIQDIETLNSAWIAERMAGRFDEGYAKGVHDVDTSIILRGLIELDRSIGLLRHAPSLRTASQLWWQCFLDTKQRTKMKNWIAGFAKLAIAFPQAQPAVEFRQHLTELAAEHQSEWIGLFEKAITPERIADYLFEQLTSAPDKVAISGQANTLHEDFLRSLPESDQKRWVLGGLKPNTASPVHTFVLARNWADAFLEKRAAGDANETGDSPHWYRDELAWLIFQSAMDAKKTAATTQPATEVLDVPVAKRLAGLVGSHARIERGEMPLHYHEFITRLREYREDVVPRFRSLHKAKTECVESARQSMRLDEFKPRVLSSFVRNRLLDEVYLPLIGDNLAKQMGTVGEDKRTDRMGLLLLISPPGYGKTTLMEYIASRLGLVFMKINGPAIGHGVTSLDPAEAPNAAAREEVMRLNLALEMGDNVMLYLDDIQHTHPELLQKFISLCDATRKIEGVRDGKTRTYDLRGRRVAVVMAGNPYTESGDRFQIPDMLSNRADVYNLGEIIGESADAFEMSYLENCLTSNVTLAPLSNASPSDARAIISAAGRDSVEGIDLEAAFSMDQIRDMFEVTRKLLRVRDVVLRVNRAYIRSAAQADDYRTEPPFKLQGSYRNMNRIAERVAPVMNDAELQSLIISNYEQDAQTLTTDNEANVLKFKELMGILTPEEKQRWDAIKYAFVESVRMAGMDGEDQVAQVLRQLASMRDGLESIRQVIAKAIAMEDHSAEERMDSRVDTLRQTLLSMGELMSGRLESTATQLEAISRQQAASPPDQKILVQHKVPRVIADLVKGQFHLMQEWMRPLLEESIDNSRDLSRLQEQMDLMLKTFRDVEDSFQSPGE; encoded by the coding sequence GTGGCTGAGGACGCTTCCCCCGAAGCGGCTTCGCTGCCCGGTGCTGCTGGTGACGGCGGATCGGATGCAGGGAGTTCGAAGGACGCCGCCGCTCAAATGTCCGGCGGCACCTACGAGGTCCTCCGCAACCGCCTTCGCACCGCCGCCGGTGATCTTCGCGATCGACTCGCCAAGCTGAACGAAGACCGCGGCGAAGTCTTCGGGAACATCGAAACGCGATTGATCGCGACGCAGCGGGTGACCACCGAACACAACTGCGTCCCCCGAGACATTGTCTCGATCGGTGACGAGTTTCTGTTCGGATACAACGTTCAGTTCGGGTTGAAAACCGAGATCGAGCTGGCCGATGTGTTCTCGATCTACCGCATGGAATCCACCGAGTTCCATGAACGGCCGCTTCAGCGGATCATGGACGATCGTTTCGTCAGTGATTTCCACGAGCTGTACCGGTTCTACAAAGACACCACGTTCCTGCGTTTCTTTGTGTCCGGTCCGATCTTGCACATGGTGTTTCAAGTCGGCAAAACCGCTCGCGATATCAAATCCTTCAAATGGCGGCGCAGTCCCGACGGTCTGCAATACGTCGACAACCGCAGCGATCACGAAGTCCGCTTGCCCGACCAGCACGAATTCCGCTGGCAGAGGACCACGCGGGACATGCATCACTACGGTGAGCACCCGCATATCTCCATCGACGACCGCGTGTTCGTGGAAACCGTCGGCGGCGACCTGACGATCAAAGTTGAAAATAACACCAGCGTCGGCGAAGGCATCTACGCCGAACCGGTCGACAACTTTGACCAAAAACTCGACGACGCAGAAATCCATTACGCGATCGTCGGTCACTTGGTCTTGCTCAAGATCAAACCGTATCAAGAGAACCAATTTCGCTACATCATCTTCAACGGGAAGATCAACCAAGCGATCCGGTTGGACGAGATCCAGCACGCCTGCGTGATGCTACCGGGCGATCAAGGCCTGATCTTCCCCGGCGGTTATTACCTGCAATCCGGTGAGTTCAAACGCTTCGACCATGGCTTGGTCGACATGCGTTACGAGCGAACGATCAACTCGCCCAACGGTGAAGACAGCTTGTATCTGTTTTCCAACGTTGAAGACGGAACGTACATCCAACTGCGTTACAACCAGATCCGTCAATCCGTCGACACACCGCTCGTGTGCCACGGGCAAACGTTCTTCGAAGCCGGCGAAATGGTTTGCTTCAAAGGCCAAGACACGCCGCAAAAACACCACGCGATCCAGCTTTGGCAGACGCCGTTCACTAGCGAAGACTACCTGCCCGAGAACCAAACCGATTCGTTGCTGTTCAAGATCGGCAACAAAGATTTGGTTCGCGGGATGGCCGAGTGCAGCGAATTGCTGCAACTGATCGAAAAGGACGACAGCTACAACGACCTGTACATTGACCTGTCCAAGAAGTCCGGCGATGTCCTGGACAGCTACTTCTGGATCGACAACGAAGAGACCCATCACCTCGCCGAACCACTTCGCAAAATTCGCGAAACGGCGGGAGCGGCGATCGAAGAATACGAAAAAGTCGTTCGTGTTCGCGAAGCCACCGCCAAACAAACTCGTCAGGTTCAATCCGACACCAACGCGACGCTGAAAGAGATCGAACGTTCGCGTTTCACTTCGATTGACCAGTTCGTCGCCTCGCTCGCCCAATTGCGAGTTCAGCGTGGACGTGCGATCGCGCTGCGTGAACTTCGATTTGTCGACACCACGGTGGTCGAGGAATTGGAGACCATCACCGCCGAACAATCGGATCGTCTCAGCCGTCGATGTGTCGAATTCCTGCTTGGCGAAGACGCCTTGCAACCTTATCGCGATCGAGTTGCCGAAGCCGAAACCCGCGTCCCCGAAATCGAAGGCGTTGCTCAAGCCAAGGAACTCGAAGCGGAGATCGATCAATCGGCTGCCGATTTGGAACTGCTGACCGAAACGGTGAGCAACCTGCAAATCGATGACGCGACACAACGCACAACGATCATTGATGCGATCGGCGACGTCTTCGCCACCGTCAACCGCGTTCGCAGTGCGCTGAAGAATCGCAAACAAGAACTGATCGGCGTCGAAGGCCGAGCCGAATTCGCCTCGCAGTTAAAACTGCTCGAACAAACCACCACCGGCTACCTCGACGTCTGCGACACGCCCGCGCGCTGCGACGAGTACCTGACGAAAGTCATGGTGCAACTCGAAGAACTCGAAGGTCGCTTTGCCGAGTTCGATGAGTTCATCGAGACGCTCGCCAACCGTCGTGAAGACGTGTACGCGGCCTTCGAATCGCGAAAAGTTTCGTTGGTCGAAAAACGCAATCGCCGCGCCGAAGCTCTCAGTTCCGCCGCCGAACGAATTCTTAGCGGGATCCAGCATCGCGTTTCCAACATGGAATCGATCGATCAAATCGCAGCGTATTTCGCGGGCGACTTGATGGTCGGCAAGATCCGCAGCCTGATCGAAGAACTCGATGAACTGGGTGATGCCGTTCGCGTTGGCGATTTACAAAGCCGCCTGAAAACGCTTCGCGAAGACGCGCTGCGGGGACTGAAAGATCGCCAGGATCTCTACGAAGAGGGTGGCGATGTCATCCGGCTGGGTGAACGGAAATTCGCGGTCAACACTCAACCGCTGGATCTCACCACGGTCCTTCGCAACAACGAACTCTGCTTGCACCTGACTGGCACGCAGTACTTCGATCCCATTGACGACGAGCGACTGATCGCGGCTCGTGATATCTGGAACCAATCGCTGATCAGCGAGAACTCCGACGTTTACCGAGCCGAATTCTTGGCGATGGACCTATTCGAATCCGGGCAAGCGGAATCGATTCAGGATATAGAAACGTTGAATTCAGCTTGGATCGCCGAGCGGATGGCGGGTCGATTCGATGAGGGCTACGCCAAAGGGGTTCACGATGTGGACACCTCGATCATCTTGCGAGGACTGATCGAACTGGATCGTTCCATTGGGCTGCTCCGGCATGCTCCCTCGCTTCGCACCGCGTCTCAGCTTTGGTGGCAATGCTTTCTTGACACCAAGCAACGCACCAAAATGAAAAACTGGATCGCGGGTTTTGCCAAGCTCGCAATAGCGTTCCCTCAAGCCCAACCTGCCGTGGAATTCCGTCAGCACTTGACTGAACTGGCAGCCGAACATCAATCCGAATGGATTGGACTGTTCGAAAAAGCGATCACGCCGGAACGGATCGCCGACTACCTGTTTGAACAACTGACCAGCGCCCCCGACAAGGTCGCCATCAGCGGCCAAGCAAACACGTTGCACGAAGACTTCCTTCGCTCGCTTCCCGAATCGGATCAGAAACGTTGGGTGCTCGGCGGATTGAAACCCAACACAGCCTCTCCCGTCCACACCTTTGTGCTGGCTCGCAACTGGGCCGATGCGTTTCTCGAAAAACGTGCCGCCGGGGACGCAAACGAAACCGGCGATTCACCGCATTGGTATCGAGACGAGTTGGCTTGGCTGATCTTCCAATCAGCGATGGACGCCAAGAAAACCGCGGCGACCACTCAACCAGCGACCGAGGTCCTCGACGTTCCGGTCGCGAAACGTTTAGCGGGTTTGGTTGGCAGTCACGCCCGAATTGAACGAGGCGAAATGCCGCTGCATTATCATGAATTCATCACCCGACTGCGTGAATACCGCGAAGATGTGGTGCCGCGATTCCGCTCGCTTCATAAAGCCAAAACCGAATGTGTTGAGTCGGCTCGCCAATCGATGCGTTTGGATGAATTCAAACCTCGCGTGCTCAGCAGTTTTGTCCGCAACCGATTGCTCGACGAAGTTTACCTGCCACTGATCGGCGACAACCTTGCCAAACAAATGGGCACGGTCGGCGAAGACAAACGAACCGACCGCATGGGATTGTTGCTTCTGATCTCGCCACCCGGTTACGGCAAAACGACGTTGATGGAATACATCGCCAGCCGACTCGGACTGGTGTTCATGAAAATCAATGGACCAGCAATCGGTCACGGTGTGACGTCGTTGGATCCAGCGGAAGCCCCCAACGCCGCGGCTCGCGAAGAAGTCATGCGATTGAACTTGGCACTCGAGATGGGTGACAACGTGATGCTGTACTTGGATGACATCCAGCACACGCATCCGGAATTGCTGCAGAAATTCATTTCGCTGTGCGATGCCACACGAAAAATCGAAGGGGTTCGAGACGGCAAAACGCGAACGTACGACCTGCGTGGCCGCCGAGTCGCCGTCGTCATGGCGGGCAACCCGTACACCGAATCGGGCGATCGCTTCCAAATCCCCGACATGCTTTCCAACCGTGCCGACGTCTACAACTTGGGCGAAATCATCGGCGAGTCCGCGGACGCGTTCGAGATGAGTTATCTCGAGAACTGCTTGACCAGCAACGTGACCCTGGCACCGCTTTCCAACGCGTCACCATCGGACGCACGAGCGATCATCTCCGCCGCTGGCAGAGATTCAGTCGAGGGCATCGATCTGGAAGCAGCCTTCAGCATGGACCAAATTCGGGACATGTTCGAAGTCACTCGCAAATTGCTGCGAGTCCGTGATGTCGTGCTGCGGGTCAACCGTGCCTACATCCGCTCGGCCGCGCAAGCGGATGACTACCGAACCGAACCTCCGTTCAAACTGCAGGGCAGTTATCGGAACATGAACCGGATCGCCGAACGAGTCGCTCCGGTCATGAACGATGCCGAACTGCAATCGCTGATTATCAGCAACTACGAACAAGATGCTCAAACGCTGACGACGGACAACGAAGCCAACGTCCTGAAGTTCAAGGAACTGATGGGCATCCTGACGCCGGAAGAAAAACAACGCTGGGACGCGATCAAGTATGCGTTTGTTGAAAGTGTCCGAATGGCGGGCATGGACGGCGAAGACCAAGTCGCTCAGGTACTCCGCCAACTCGCGTCCATGCGAGATGGCCTGGAATCGATCCGCCAAGTCATCGCCAAAGCCATCGCGATGGAAGATCACTCGGCCGAAGAACGCATGGATTCGCGAGTCGACACGCTGCGACAAACGCTGCTATCGATGGGCGAATTGATGTCGGGCCGTTTGGAATCCACCGCGACTCAGCTCGAAGCGATCTCTCGGCAACAAGCCGCTTCGCCGCCGGATCAGAAGATCCTGGTGCAACACAAAGTCCCACGCGTGATCGCCGACTTGGTCAAAGGCCAATTCCATTTGATGCAAGAATGGATGCGTCCGCTGCTGGAAGAATCGATCGACAACAGCCGTGACCTCAGCCGATTGCAGGAGCAAATGGACCTGATGCTGAAGACTTTTCGTGACGTGGAAGACTCGTTTCAATCACCGGGCGAATGA
- a CDS encoding L-threonylcarbamoyladenylate synthase: protein MNSHASHPKILPATPESIRLAGQALRDGRLIGLPTETVYGLAARGDQPDSVAKIFAAKQRPSTNPLILHVGDASAVHPLVVLDSAITRRRFEAASSLWPGPLTLVLPKSEAVLDCVTAGGNTVAVRVPAHPVALQLLREVSLPIAAPSANVSNYVSPTRPEHVTDGLAECIEWVLDGGVCDVGLESTVLSIADPNAPPTILREGVLSATKLESVFGEPVLSGSSSNIELPHPPSDAPAASPGLHRRHYSPRTPLRLVRETEHASPANNDLRVLRIRLRGPANSLPGYADVWSLSAVGDPLEIANRLYETLRRADSGEFDQIEIDQMNVEDWIESGNANLIAAISDRLHRASNQDDAPLGR, encoded by the coding sequence ATGAATTCCCACGCGTCCCATCCGAAGATTTTGCCTGCCACGCCGGAATCGATCCGGCTCGCCGGCCAAGCCCTGCGCGATGGGAGGCTAATCGGATTGCCCACCGAAACCGTCTACGGCTTGGCCGCTCGTGGCGACCAACCCGATTCCGTCGCCAAAATTTTCGCGGCCAAGCAACGCCCCTCGACGAACCCGCTGATTCTGCACGTGGGTGATGCCAGTGCGGTCCATCCATTGGTCGTGTTGGATTCGGCAATCACGCGTCGGCGGTTCGAAGCCGCGTCCTCCTTGTGGCCCGGCCCGCTGACACTGGTGTTACCGAAATCCGAAGCGGTGCTCGACTGTGTCACCGCGGGAGGAAACACCGTGGCCGTGCGAGTTCCTGCGCACCCGGTCGCTTTGCAATTGCTGCGCGAAGTCTCGCTTCCGATTGCCGCCCCCAGCGCCAACGTTTCCAACTACGTCAGCCCGACTCGCCCCGAGCACGTGACCGATGGTTTGGCAGAATGCATCGAGTGGGTGCTCGATGGTGGCGTCTGCGATGTCGGTCTGGAGTCCACCGTGCTTTCGATCGCTGATCCAAACGCTCCGCCAACGATTCTTCGCGAAGGCGTTCTTTCGGCGACAAAACTAGAAAGCGTGTTTGGAGAACCCGTTCTGTCAGGCTCGTCATCCAACATTGAATTACCGCACCCTCCGTCTGATGCACCGGCTGCTTCACCGGGTTTGCACCGCCGGCACTATTCGCCTCGAACACCGTTGCGTTTGGTTCGTGAGACCGAGCACGCTTCGCCGGCAAACAACGACCTTCGTGTTCTTCGAATTCGGCTCCGCGGACCGGCCAATTCATTGCCCGGTTACGCAGACGTTTGGAGTCTATCGGCGGTCGGTGATCCGCTCGAAATTGCAAACCGGCTGTACGAGACGTTGCGTCGGGCGGACTCGGGTGAGTTCGACCAAATTGAAATCGATCAGATGAACGTCGAAGATTGGATCGAATCAGGAAACGCCAACCTGATCGCCGCGATTTCCGATCGATTGCATCGTGCATCCAACCAAGATGATGCACCGCTTGGACGTTGA
- a CDS encoding tetratricopeptide repeat protein: MRDGGATFVVRCRSSSSGINLVKPLRFPTDWHPKRCDRWMRLLRSETVAQWSKRTLRLGLLLTCFTSIPTSTGCRGIGRFGESRQSIAARRLSRQGTKAMRQGDWTVAETLFTEALDVSNVNDAAHRGMSESLWQKGHREEAIAHLEKAVQLSAGDPKHMQRLGRMYLEVGRVDEAARQCQIALDSDREWAALWALWGDCQVARNEKDEALSAYHRALSLQPDYPYVQLRTAEIYHQQKRYDRLLATLDRLREDTEVVGDVDEAIRPGAADLLRGIAMRELGRTEESVQYFIASAQKNPEDATSRLQLASIAVETGQPEIAQTWLAQAMRLDPSATRNAGWNVETWLAVPPGMVQPDNLPIQSSPPIIAAQPDASRPWLQ, from the coding sequence ATGCGTGATGGTGGCGCCACCTTCGTCGTGCGGTGCCGCTCGTCTTCTTCCGGAATCAACCTCGTGAAACCGTTGCGTTTTCCAACCGATTGGCATCCAAAGCGATGCGACCGATGGATGCGTTTGCTGCGGTCTGAGACGGTTGCTCAGTGGTCGAAGAGGACATTGCGACTGGGCCTGTTGCTGACGTGTTTCACGTCGATCCCGACCTCAACGGGGTGCCGGGGCATCGGACGTTTTGGCGAAAGTCGGCAATCGATCGCCGCACGAAGGCTGTCGCGTCAGGGCACGAAAGCCATGCGTCAGGGTGATTGGACCGTCGCGGAAACGCTGTTTACAGAGGCTCTCGACGTATCCAACGTCAACGACGCGGCTCACCGTGGGATGTCGGAATCGCTGTGGCAAAAAGGACATCGCGAAGAGGCAATCGCACACCTCGAAAAAGCGGTGCAGCTTTCGGCGGGCGACCCCAAGCACATGCAGCGTTTGGGGCGGATGTATTTGGAAGTTGGCCGAGTTGACGAGGCGGCCCGCCAGTGCCAGATCGCGTTGGATTCGGATCGTGAATGGGCTGCCCTTTGGGCTCTTTGGGGCGATTGCCAAGTCGCTCGCAACGAAAAAGACGAGGCGCTTTCGGCGTACCATCGAGCGTTGTCGCTGCAGCCGGATTATCCGTACGTGCAATTACGAACGGCGGAAATCTATCATCAACAAAAACGATACGACCGCTTGCTGGCGACGTTGGACCGACTCCGTGAAGACACCGAAGTCGTTGGAGACGTTGATGAAGCCATCCGGCCCGGAGCGGCGGATTTGCTTCGAGGAATCGCAATGCGAGAACTGGGCCGGACCGAAGAGTCGGTTCAGTACTTCATTGCGTCGGCACAGAAGAATCCAGAGGACGCGACTTCGCGATTGCAGTTGGCCTCGATCGCGGTCGAAACCGGCCAACCGGAGATCGCTCAAACCTGGTTGGCCCAAGCGATGCGGTTGGATCCTTCCGCCACTCGAAATGCCGGATGGAATGTCGAGACTTGGCTCGCCGTGCCACCGGGAATGGTGCAACCGGACAACCTGCCAATTCAATCATCGCCGCCAATCATCGCGGCTCAACCGGATGCGTCTCGCCCTTGGTTGCAATGA
- a CDS encoding citrate synthase, protein MSSSSSLEIQRADTVRVQFGDTNLELPLVEGSEGEKAIDISRLRADTGVITLDDGFVNTGSTRSAITFLDGEKGILRYRGYPIEELAKSCDFVEVAYLLIFGDLPNAEEIETFRSGIRDHTMIHEDMRSFYNGFPRDAHPMAILSSVVGALSTFYQDSMDLNDPRQVEISLYRLIAKLPTIAAYSYKKSMGQPFMYPKNELDYCENFLHMMFATPTSDYLVDPDFAEALNLLFIVHADHEQNCSTSTVRMVGSSNANLFASISAGIGALWGPLHGGANEACVNMLEQIAADGGDVKKYVDMAKDKSNDFRIMGFGHRVYKNSDPRATIIRASCDKLLAKLNLDDPLFEVAQKLEEVALKDEYFIERKLYPNVDFYSGVIYRALGIPVQMFTVLFAIGRLPGWLAHWREMHANPASRINRPRQIYTGATQRDVVPVDQR, encoded by the coding sequence ATGAGCTCCTCCTCCAGTTTGGAAATTCAACGAGCCGACACCGTCCGAGTCCAATTCGGGGATACCAACCTTGAGTTGCCTTTGGTCGAAGGTTCCGAAGGTGAAAAAGCGATCGATATCAGTCGTTTACGTGCTGACACTGGCGTGATCACCTTGGACGATGGCTTCGTCAACACGGGCAGCACTCGCAGTGCGATCACGTTCTTGGATGGCGAAAAAGGGATTCTGCGTTATCGCGGGTACCCGATCGAGGAACTGGCCAAAAGCTGTGACTTCGTCGAGGTCGCCTACCTTTTGATCTTTGGCGATCTGCCAAATGCTGAAGAGATTGAAACGTTTCGTTCAGGGATCCGCGATCACACGATGATCCACGAGGACATGCGGTCGTTCTACAACGGCTTCCCTCGTGACGCTCACCCGATGGCGATCCTCAGCAGCGTTGTCGGTGCACTGTCAACGTTCTATCAAGATTCCATGGATCTGAATGATCCGCGACAGGTCGAGATTTCTCTGTATCGCTTGATTGCGAAATTGCCCACGATCGCGGCATACAGCTACAAGAAATCGATGGGCCAACCGTTCATGTATCCGAAGAACGAGTTGGACTACTGCGAGAACTTCTTGCACATGATGTTCGCGACGCCGACCTCCGATTACTTGGTCGACCCCGATTTCGCGGAAGCACTGAACTTGCTGTTTATCGTGCACGCGGACCACGAGCAAAACTGCAGCACGTCGACCGTTCGGATGGTTGGCAGCAGCAACGCCAACTTGTTCGCGTCGATCTCGGCCGGCATCGGTGCATTGTGGGGACCGCTTCACGGCGGTGCCAACGAAGCTTGCGTGAACATGCTCGAACAAATCGCGGCCGACGGCGGCGACGTGAAGAAGTACGTCGACATGGCGAAGGACAAATCCAACGACTTCCGCATCATGGGCTTTGGTCACCGCGTTTACAAAAACTCGGATCCACGAGCGACAATCATCCGAGCGAGCTGCGATAAGTTGCTGGCCAAATTGAACCTGGATGATCCATTGTTCGAAGTTGCTCAAAAGCTAGAAGAAGTCGCGCTCAAGGACGAATACTTCATCGAGCGGAAGTTGTATCCCAACGTCGATTTCTATTCCGGCGTGATCTACCGAGCGCTCGGCATTCCGGTCCAGATGTTCACGGTTCTATTCGCCATTGGTCGTTTGCCCGGTTGGTTGGCTCACTGGCGTGAGATGCATGCCAACCCAGCCTCGCGAATCAATCGTCCGCGTCAGATCTACACCGGCGCGACGCAGCGTGATGTGGTTCCAGTCGATCAACGCTAG
- a CDS encoding response regulator transcription factor — protein MRAHILVVEDERHLGVGIKYNLEAEDYRVSLVEDGPSALQLIEHSGSSIDLIVLDLMLPGMSGYTVCEQIRESGNTTPVLMLSARTLSEDRARGFDVGANQYMSKPFDLYELISRVKNLLQTSPAGTAPRAAPPVPETVDSISFGRVEADFRTHQVSVDGQPIKMTPKELRLLRYFVENPERVINRSELLTQVWEMSGNLQTRAVDQFIARLRKAIEPSPAEPVHLLTVRDAGYRFVLEPETLEPETSAN, from the coding sequence ATGCGAGCTCATATTTTGGTGGTCGAAGACGAGCGGCACCTCGGTGTTGGCATCAAATACAACCTCGAGGCCGAAGACTATCGCGTTTCGTTGGTCGAAGACGGCCCCTCGGCGTTGCAATTGATTGAACATTCTGGCAGTTCGATCGACTTGATCGTGCTGGACCTGATGTTGCCAGGCATGAGCGGATACACCGTTTGCGAACAAATTCGCGAATCGGGCAACACGACTCCCGTCCTGATGCTTTCCGCCCGAACGTTGTCCGAAGATCGCGCACGCGGGTTCGACGTTGGTGCGAACCAGTACATGAGCAAGCCTTTTGATTTGTACGAGCTGATCAGCCGCGTCAAAAACTTGTTGCAAACTTCACCAGCCGGCACCGCACCTCGAGCAGCTCCGCCCGTCCCCGAAACGGTTGATTCGATCTCGTTCGGACGAGTCGAAGCGGACTTTCGGACGCACCAAGTTTCAGTCGATGGCCAACCCATCAAGATGACGCCAAAGGAACTCCGTTTGCTGCGTTACTTTGTTGAGAACCCTGAACGAGTGATCAACCGATCCGAATTGCTGACGCAGGTGTGGGAGATGTCCGGGAATTTGCAAACCCGCGCGGTCGACCAATTCATCGCTCGACTTCGCAAAGCCATCGAGCCATCGCCTGCCGAACCGGTTCATCTGTTGACCGTTCGTGACGCGGGATACCGGTTCGTTTTGGAACCGGAAACGTTGGAACCCGAGACATCGGCCAACTGA
- a CDS encoding superoxide dismutase: MSTMAFTLPELPYAYDALEPHIDARTMEIHHSKHHNAYVTKTNDALAGTDLASKSIEEVISDLSAVPDDKRGAVRNNGGGHANHSLFWTVLGPGKGGSPSGDLAAAIDEACGSFDAFKEQFANAAATRFGSGWAWLYVSGGKLHVGSTANQDSPLMGEAVAGIGGTPILGLDVWEHAYYLNYQNRRPDYISAFWNVVDWDAVATRFAAAK, translated from the coding sequence ATGAGCACCATGGCTTTCACGCTGCCCGAATTGCCGTATGCCTACGACGCCCTCGAGCCGCACATTGACGCGCGGACGATGGAAATCCACCACTCCAAGCACCACAACGCATACGTGACCAAGACCAACGACGCGTTGGCTGGTACCGATCTGGCTTCCAAGTCGATCGAAGAAGTCATCTCCGACCTGTCGGCTGTTCCCGATGACAAACGCGGCGCAGTCCGCAACAACGGCGGTGGACACGCCAACCACTCGTTGTTCTGGACGGTCCTCGGTCCTGGCAAAGGTGGCTCGCCATCGGGCGATTTGGCCGCCGCCATCGACGAAGCTTGCGGTTCGTTCGACGCCTTCAAAGAACAGTTCGCCAACGCCGCCGCAACTCGCTTCGGTAGCGGTTGGGCGTGGTTGTACGTCTCCGGTGGCAAGCTGCACGTCGGCAGCACCGCCAACCAAGACAGCCCGCTGATGGGTGAAGCTGTCGCCGGCATTGGCGGCACGCCAATCCTGGGATTGGACGTTTGGGAACACGCTTACTACCTGAACTACCAAAACCGTCGTCCCGATTACATCTCCGCATTCTGGAATGTTGTTGACTGGGACGCCGTTGCCACCCGCTTTGCGGCTGCCAAGTAA